The Dendropsophus ebraccatus isolate aDenEbr1 chromosome 10, aDenEbr1.pat, whole genome shotgun sequence genome has a segment encoding these proteins:
- the LOC138802573 gene encoding ficolin-2-like produces MWSVLLTLALVSLAHADLFGGRCCDTPIEYYGARDCKELLDRGAHFSDWYTIYPEDEKPMRVYCDMHTDGGGWIVFQRRWDGSVDFTRNWKSYKEGFGSRHEFWLGNEKIHKLTKSGKWELRIDLHDSASVKYHAKYSSFKIQAECEKYKLELGPFIGGNAGDSLVQHNKMKFTTFDEDNDEHATANCGGLFKGGWWFKSCLSAHMNGLYFRGEHKESNVGINWFTAKGDHYSFEHSEMKFRLVL; encoded by the exons ATGTGGAGCGTGCTGCTGACCCTGGCGCTGGTCTCACTGGCCCATGCTGATTTATTTG GTGGAAGATGCTGCGACACCCCAATAGAGTACTATG GTGCCAGGGACTGCAAAGAACTGCTGGACAGAGGAGCCCATTTTAGTGACTGGTACACCATCTACCCTGAAGATGAAAAACCAATGAGAGTCTATTGTGACATGCACACTGATGGAGGCGGATGGATC GTGTTTCAGAGGCGTTGGGACGGATCTGTGGATTTCACCCGTAACTGGAAGTCTTACAAAGAGGGATTTGGAAGTCGCCATGAATTTTGGCTGGGGAATGAAAAGATACATAAATTAACTAAATCTG GTAAATGGGAGCTGCGTATTGATCTCCATGATTCTGCATCTGTGAAGTATCATGCAAAATATTCCTCCTTTAAGATTCAGGCTGAATGTGAGAAGTACAAACTAGAGCTGGGACCCTTCATTGGAGGAAATGCAG GGGACTCTCTTGTTCAGCATAATAAGATGAAGTTCACCACATTTGATGAGGACAATGACGAACACGCGACCGCTAACTGTGGGGGTCTCTTCAAGGGTGGCTGGTGGTTTAAGTCCTGCCTCAGCGCCCACATGAACGGCCTGTATTTTAGGGGTGAACACAAGGAATCCAATGTTGGCATCAACTGGTTCACCGCAAAGGGCGACCACTACTCTTTTGAGCATTCAGAAATGAAGTTCAGGCTGGTGTTGTGA